One region of Glycine max cultivar Williams 82 chromosome 9, Glycine_max_v4.0, whole genome shotgun sequence genomic DNA includes:
- the LOC102661347 gene encoding cytochrome P450 93A3-like — protein MKDDMQVAMKIQYPGVADSINSDIENGTLLGGQDVAVKRLLGVSTQGLHEFKNEYLKELDELRTQLVATRATADLKTKELAQEWLHAEEWLQLKLKTKEFKAKYKYEATDMFIGGIDTTTVTLQCSLAELINHPTVMEKARKEIDSIIGKEKMVMETNIDNLPYLQAIVKETLRLHPPSPFAIGRDPKYWDGPLEFRPERFLSNDNESGKMGQVGVRGQHYQRLPFGSGRKGCPRASLALKVAHTTLAVMI, from the exons ATGAAGGATGACATGCAAGTTGCAATGAAAATTCAGTACCCTGGTGTGGCAGATAGCATCAATAGTGACATTGAGAAT GGAACGTTACTTGGAGGTCAAGATGTAGCAGTAAAAAGGCTTTTAGGTGTTTCCACTCAAGGCTTACATGAATTCAAGAATGAG TATCTGAAGGAGTTAGATGAACTTAGAACTCAACTTGTAGCAACCAGAGCAACTGCTGAT CTCAAGACCAAGGAATTAGCTCAAGAATGGTTGCATGCGGAAGAATGGTTGCAACTCAAGCTCAAGACCAAGGAATTTAAAGCAAAGTATAAATATGAAGCAACA GATATGTTCATAGGAGGGATAGACACAACTACAGTTACTCTACAATGCTCACTGGCAGAACTAATTAACCATCCGACTGTCATGGAGAAAGCAAGGAAGGAGATTGACTCTATCATTGGCAAAGAAAAAATGGTAATGGAAACAAATATAGATAATCTTCCTTATCTCCAAGCCATAGTGAAGGAGACACTAAGGCTTCACCCTCCATCTCCATTT GCTATTGGTAGGGATCCAAAGTACTGGGATGGCCCTCTTGAGTTTAGGCCTGAAAGGTTTCTTAGCAATGATAATGAGAGTGGAAAAATGGGTCAAGTTGGAGTCAGGGGACAGCATTATCAACGTTTGCCTTTTGGGAGTGGAAGAAAAGGGTGTCCTAGAGCTTCACTAGCACTAAAGGTTGCTCACACCACCCTTGCTGTTATGATTTAA
- the LOC100790353 gene encoding probable L-type lectin-domain containing receptor kinase S.5, with protein MQLPLLVKYQLAAIIFIIISLTKVTCLSFNFSTFERKDEDHLLLNNNSKIFSSAIQVTPDTRAQSIHNYSGRAFYNKPYKLWSQKKNQTASFNTTFVLNIDPQTTPAGGEGLAFILTSDTNLPENSSGEWLGIVNATSNGTSQAGILAVEFDTRNSFSQDGPDNHVGININSINSIKQAPLINTRVNLSSGEHVKIHIQYFNDTLSVFGAMDGASEESMETLLVSPPLNLSNYLQEEVYLGFSASTSNYTQLNCVRSWEFSGVDIADDDNKSLLWVYITVPIVIVIIIIGGMVVFFLYWQRKRHMEMPEDAYPRIEDQIQYSSMAPKKFELRKITKATGEFSPQNKLGEGGFGTVYKGLLDNKEVAVKRVSKNSRQGKQEFVAEVTTIGSLHHRNLVKLTGWCYEKRELLLVYEFMPKGSLDKYLFGDKIFGNNTLEEGCSSTLTWETRHSVIHGVAQALDYLHNGCEKRVLHRDIKASNIMLDSDYNAKLGDFGLARTIQQRNETHHSTKEIAGTPGYMAPETFLTGRATVETDVYAFGVLVLEVVCGRRPGSVYAQDDYKNSIVYWVWDLYGKEKVVGAVDARLKKEEIKEEEVECVLVLGLACCHPNPHHRPSMRTVLQVLNGEAPPPEVPMERPVFMWPAMPPSFKEAEDNSLIQGTLTHFTEFTGR; from the coding sequence ATGCAGCTCCCTTTGTTAGTCAAATATCAATTAGCAGCAATCATCTTCATTATAATATCCCTAACCAAAGTTACCTGCTTATCTTTCAATTTCTCTACCTTCGAAAGAAAGGATGAAGATCATTTATTGCTGAACAACAATTCAAAGATATTCTCATCAGCCATCCAAGTGACCCCAGATACGCGTGCACAATCAATACATAATTATTCTGGACGTGCTTTCTACAACAAGCCATACAAACTTTGGAGCCAGAAGAAGAACCAAACTGCTTCCTTCAACACCACTTTTGTGCTCAACATCGACCCCCAAACTACCCCTGCAGGTGGAGAAGGCTTGGCCTTCATCTTAACTTCAGATACCAATCTCCCAGAAAACAGTTCAGGAGAATGGCTTGGTATTGTAAATGCTACTTCCAATGGAACTTCACAAGCTGGGATTCTAGCAGTGGAGTTTGACACAAGAAACAGTTTCTCACAAGATGGCCCTGACAACCATGTTGGCATCAACATAAACAGCATCAATTCCATCAAACAGGCTCCATTAATCAACACTCGGGTCAACCTTTCATCAGGTGAACATGTCAAAATTCACATTCAGTACTTCAATGACACATTATCAGTTTTTGGTGCCATGGATGGAGCTTCAGAAGAATCTATGGAGACCCTTTTGGTATCTCCACCTCTTAATTTATCTAACTATCTTCAAGAAGAGGTTTACCTTGGTTTCTCAGCCTCAACAAGTAACTACACGCAGCTGAACTGTGTAAGATCATGGGAATTCAGTGGTGTTGATATTGctgatgatgataataaaagCCTCTTGTGGGTTTATATCACTGTTCCGATAGTGATTGTTATCATCATCATAGGAGGAATGGTGGTCTTTTTCTTGTATTGGCAAAGGAAGCGCCATATGGAAATGCCAGAAGATGCATATCCCAGGATAGAGGACCAAATTCAATATTCCTCTATGGCTCCAAAGAAGTTTGAGCTAAGGAAAATAACAAAAGCAACAGGTGAATTCAGCCCTCAAAACAAGCTTGGAGAAGGTGGATTCGGAACTGTGTACAAGGGGCTATTGGACAATAAAGAGGTAGCTGTGAAGAGAGTCTCTAAGAACTCACGCCAAGGGAAGCAAGAATTTGTGGCAGAAGTGACAACAATTGGAAGCCTTCACCACAGGAATTTGGTGAAACTCACGGGTTGGTGCTATGAGAAAAGAGAGCTTCTCCTTGTGTATGAGTTCATGCCTAAAGGAAGCCTAGACAAGTACCTCTTTGGTGACAAAATTTTTGGTAACAACACCCTTGAAGAGGGGTGTTCTTCAACACTGACTTGGGAAACAAGGCACAGTGTGATTCATGGTGTGGCTCAAGCATTAGACTATCTCCACAATGGGTGTGAAAAGAGGGTTCTTCACAGAGACATCAAGGCCAGCAACATAATGTTGGACTCAGACTACAATGCCAAGTTGGGAGACTTTGGATTGGCAAGAACCATTCAGCAGAGAAATGAAACACACCACTCTACAAAGGAGATTGCAGGGACACCAGGGTACATGGCTCCAGAGACCTTTCTCACAGGAAGAGCAACAGTGGAGACAGATGTGTATGCATTTGGGGTTCTTGTGTTGGAGGTTGTGTGTGGAAGGAGGCCAGGGAGTGTGTATGCACAAGATGACTACAAAAACAGCATTGTGTATTGGGTTTGGGACTTATATGGGAAGGAGAAAGTAGTTGGTGCTGTGGATGCAAGGCTGAAGAAGGAGGAGATTAAAGAGGAAGAAGTGGAGTGTGTTCTTGTTCTTGGCTTGGCGTGTTGCCATCCAAACCCACACCATAGGCCATCCATGAGAACTGTTCTTCAGGTTCTGAATGGGGAAGCACCCCCACCTGAGGTGCCTATGGAAAGACCAGTTTTCATGTGGCCTGCTATGCCTCCATCATTCAAAGAAGCTGAAGATAACTCCCTCATCCAGGGTACACTCACTCACTTCACTGAATTCACTGGCAGATGA